Below is a genomic region from Candidatus Diapherotrites archaeon.
AACCGCAATGAGAGCGCCTGGACAAGGTGCAGGGCGGCTGAGCTCGACTCAAGGTTTTCCGATTACAAGCCGTTCACTGCATGGATGTACCGCAAGGGCGTTGTTGAAAAGCTGGGCGGTTTTGACGAACGGATTGACGTGGGCGAGGATACCCTTCTCGGGGAAAAGGTGCGGCGTTCGGGCCTGAGGCTTGTTTATGAGCCCAATGCCGTGTGGAAGCACCTGGAGCCGGCTTCCCTGCGCGCTGTATTGCGGAAGTCGTGGCAGCGCGGCCTGGGTTTGGGCCAGAAACACGTTGTGCTTGGGCTTTTTCCAAAAATCCTGCCCGCGGACGCGATTTTTTTCGCATTCTTTTTCATGGGCATTTTGAATGTTTTTTTCCTGCTCGCGGCCTTCGCTTTCATTTGCGCCCAGCTTTTCGTGCGGAGGAAACAGTTTTTTTTCATAGGGCGGCGCTTTTGGCCGCACCTAGTTTTTTTTCTCGTGCTTAACATCCTGGCTTTCAAGGCGGCGAGGCTTCTTGGAACTGTTTTTTTCGTTTTGAAGGGTGCGTGAATGCTTTTCAACAGCTTCCAGTTCGCGGTTTTCCTGGCGGCAGTGCTGCTGGGCGTGCATCTTCTGCGCAACCGGAAATCCCAGTTCATTTTCCTCGCCGCGGCCGGCTATTTTTTTTACTTTGTTGACAGCGGTTTCCTGTTTGTCCTGCTGCTGTTTTCAACGCTTCTCTCGTTTTTCTGCGGCAAAAAAATCTTTGAGGCGAAAGGCGCGGGTTCGAAAAGGCTTTTTCTAGCTTTGGGCGTTGCCGGCAATCTTCTTGTCCTGGGCTTTTTCAAGTACGCAAATTTCGCGCTGGATTCCGCGAACAGGCTTTCGGCTTTTCTGGGAGTTCCGGCAGCCTTTCCTTTGCTTTCAATTGCCCTGCCGGTCGGCATCTCGTTTTTCACTTTTCTTGCAATCAGCTATGATTTTGACGTTTTCCGCGGAAAGCTGAAGCCCGCATCATTCCTGGATTTCCTTCTTTACATTTCATTTTTTCCTGCGCTCCTGGCCGGCCCCATAACGCGTGCAACCGATTTTTTGCCGCAGTTGAAAAAGCCGATCGGATTGCGCTGGCCTGAAATCAAGCTTGGCCTGACGCTCATTGCATGGGGCATTGTGAAAAAGGTCGTTTTTGCCGACAACATCGCACCGTTTGTCAACGCGGTTTTTGCCGACCCCACTGGCTATTCAAGCGTTCCGATAATGCTTGCAACTCTCGCTTTCGGAGTGCAGCTTTACTGCGATTTTTCCGGCTACACCGACATTGCCGTTGGTTGCGCAAGGCTGCTCGGCCTGCGGCTTGCGAAAAACTTTGACAAGCCGTATTTTGCGAAATCGCCTTCGGAGTTCTGGCGCAAGTGGCATATCTCGCTTTCAAGCTGGGTCCGCGACTACATTTACATTCCGCTCGGCGGCAGCAGGAAGGGAAAAATCCGCACTTACGCTAACCAGCTCGCGGCAATGGCATTGATGGGTCTGTGGCACGGCGCGGCCTGGAATTTTGTATTGTGGGGTTTTTTCCACGGTGCTCTGCTGGCAATGCATAAATTCCTGTCGGGCTTTCGCGTGTTCCCGTCCTCCATTTTGCGTTTCCTCAAATCCCTGCCGGGAAAGGTTTTCTGTTTGCTGCTGACGCAGTACCTTGTCTTTTTCGGCTGGCTCCTTTTCCGTGTCCGCGGCTTTTCTTCACTTGCCTATGCCGCGCAAAAATTCGTGCTATTTGATTTCGTTTTCAACGCGAAAACCCTGGGCCTGCTCGAAGCCAATTCCCTTGCATTGTTTCTGATTGCCGCCTTCGCATTCATTCATGCCCTGAGCTATCTCAAAAAGGACACGATTGAATGGATTTATTCCTTCCGGTTCAGGTACTGGATTGCGTTCATCGTCCTGGCAGTGTTTTCGCTGATAATTTTCATGCCGGCATTCAACTCGCAGTTCATCTATTTCCAGTTCTGATTTTGCGGTCTTGGCATTTGGCAGCTATTTAACAGTAAAGCTTGCCTGCAGGAATTGCGCGATTTTTTCCGCTGCGAAAGCGTGGCCTTTTTCGTTCCAGTGGCCGTCCCCCGCGAAATACATTGCGCTTTGCGCGCCCGCGTCTCTGCCAAGGTATAGAATCGGAATTCCGGTTTGTTCCGAAAAAGACTTCCAGTATTCGGGAATGCGGTTTTCGTCAAGCTCTTGCGCGGGAACGCCGAAATAGCCGGCGGCCTTTTCAAGTTCCGTGCCGTCAACTTCCATGCGCGCCGGAATGACTGCAATTGCAAACTTTGCGCCTGCGCTTTCCGCGGCTTTTTTCATTTTCTGCAGTTCGGTTTCGGTAAGCTCCCTTTTTCCGGTCCTTCCGGAAAATTCCATGCCCTTGTTTTTTTTCATCATGGCCATTGAATCCGGCAGAGCGGAATCGCTTATGCCGGTTGCCCTGAAAACAGTCTTGAACGGTTCTATGAGTTCAAGCCTTTTTTCGACAAAGTATGCGAGCCTGGAATTCTTGAAAACGAATGCCTTCGCCTTGTCGAAAAGGCTTCCCCTGCCAATGCAGCCATTCACGACAGTTGTTTTGAGGAAGTCATCATTGTTTTCGGAAAAATCGTTGCCGTTGTAGAATGCCAGTAAAACGACGTCGGGTTTTATTTCCGGCATGAGGCCTTCAAGCATTATCCGTTCCTGCCTTGTGCCGTAAGCGCTTGTTCCCGCATTTATCGTTTCAACGCTTCCGCCTTCCGCGGCAAGATAGTTTTCAAGCTTTCTTGTGAAAGTCTTTTCTTCGGCAACGCCCTGGCCGACAACCCACGAGTCGCCCAGCACCAGAATCCTGGTTTTTGTTTTTTCGGCTGACGGCTCCGGGCCGCGGAAGCCAAGCGAATTCGTTTTGATGCTTGCCCTGTATTCCTGTTTTTCCAGTGTTGCCTGCGCGTTCGGCTGGAACCTGAAGCCCAGCTTTCCATCAGCCTGGAAAATGCAAAGCGGCTGTTCGTATGGCGCGAGGAAAACCCTTGCAGTAATTTCAAGGCCCAGAAGCAATAACAGCAGAACCGCAATGGTCGCCGGTATTTCTTTCTTGTTTATTTGCATAACCGCGCCTTTTGTCATTGGCAGAAAATTTTTTGGCTGCCGCTACCTGAACGAGTTTGCGGCTTCAATGACTTTTGAGATTTCCTCTCCGCCGAGTTCAGGGTAAATGGGCAGTGAGAGTATGCGCTTTGCGTTCCATTCCGTGGCCGGCAGCTTTCCTGCCTTCACTTTGCCGGCAGAGGCTTTCTGCAAATGGCATGGTATCGGATAGTGAATCTGCGTCTGCACGCCGTTCCTTTCAAAGTGCGCCTTGAGCGTGTCGCGCTTTTCGCTTTTCGCAACGAACAAATGGAAAACGTGCCGCCTGCCGGACTGATCCGGGGTCTGGATTTTCGGGTTTGTCATGCCGCCGATGTAAGTTTTCGCTATTTCCCTTCTCCGCTCATTCCACTTGTCAAGGCGCAGGAGCTTTTTGCGCAGGATTGCCGCCTGCAGTTCGTCGAGCCTGCTGTTCAAACCATAAACATCGTGAACGTTTTTTTTGCTCTGGCCCAAATCGCGGAGCATCGCCATTTTTTCCGCCAAAGCCCTGTCTTTTGTCACGATCATTCCGCCGTCGCCGTAGCATCCGAGGTTTTTTGTCGGATAAAACGAAAAGCATCCCGCGCTTCCGAAGCTTCCGGTTTTTTTTCCATTGAATTCCGCGCCATGGCTCTGGCAGCAGTCCTCGATGACGGGAATCGCGTGCTTTTGCGCGATTTCCATTATTTCATCCATTGCGCACGCCTGGCCGTAGAGGTGCACCGGCACGATTGCCTTGGTTTTTTTGGAAATTTTTTTCCCGATTTCGCCCGGTTCAACCAGGAACGTTTCCTTTTGGGTGTCGGCAAAGACCGGGGTTGCATTGCATGCAAGGATTGCGAGCACGGTCGGATAGGCCGTGTTGGCAACCGTTATGACCTCGTCGCCGGCTTTCACGCCTGATGCCCTCAGCGCTATCTCGATTGCCTGCGTTCCGTTCGCGGCCCCGACACCGTGCCTTGTGCCGCAATAGCCTGAAAATTCTTTTTCAAACGCCCTGACTTCCCCGCCGAGAATGAACGAGCCGTTCTGCAAAACCTTTGAAACCGCGTGGTCCAGGTCCTCTTTCATGCTTTCGTATTGCCTTGTCAGGTCGAAAAACTTTATCATGCGAACACGCCACTCTTTTCCATTGCATCCGCGCTTTTCCCTACCAGTAATGCGCCTTGAATTTCCTGTAGTAATCGATTGTTTTTTTCAGGCCCGCGTCAAGCGGAACCTTCGGTTCCCAGCCGAGAATTTTTTTCGCCTTCGAATAATCCGCGTAATAGTCGCCGATTTCGATTTTTTTCTTTTCCGGCGGGAACGGCACCATTTCAAGCTTTCCAGTGCCCGCCACAGCAATCAGCTTTTTTGTTATGTCCAGCACGCTCACTCCGTTTCCGGAGCCGAGGTTGAATGCTTCGCCGTCCGCCTTTTCGCTGGCCGCGGCAAGCAGGAACGCATCCACCGCGTCGTCGACATAGTTGAAGTCCCTCAGTTGTTTTCCGTCGCCGAAAATTTTTATCGTCTTGTTGTCAATCGCAAGCCTCATGAACCATGCCAGGAATGTCTGCCTGTCGTTTTTCATCATCTGCCTCGGCCCGAAAGTGTTGGTCAGGCGCAGAGAGCTTGCCTTGATGCCGTGCACCCTGTTGTAAACGAGGTGGTACATTTCGCCTGCAATCTTGTTTATGCCGTTCACGTCGGTCGGATTGAACGGGTGCTTTTCGTCAACCGGCAGGTATTCCGTCCTGCCGTATTCGCTTCGCGTGCCCGCAAAAACGACCTTGACGTTGTCGTTGTTTTTCCTGCACGCCTCAAGCAATGTCATCTGGCTCCTGCAGTTTATTTCCAAATCCGTGTAGGGGTCATTGATTGAGTCAAGGTGGCTTACCTGCCCGGCGAGGTTGAAAATGTAGTCTTTGTCCTTCACAAGGCAGTTCATGCTGTTCTCGTCACGGATGTCAGCGATGTTTATGTCGATCTTGCCCTTTATTTCCTGCACGTTGAACGGGTTTCCGCCGTAGCTTGGAATCAGGGAATCGACGACCTGCACTTTCGCGCCCAATGCAACGAGTTTGTGGCAGAGATTGCTGCCGATGAAGCCGAGGCCGCCCGTAATCATGACGTTGGCGCCAGCGAACTTTTTAGTCTGCTCAGCCATTCCTTTTCCCACCGTAATCGCGCGTCCACCCGAACACCACAAGGCGGATCCATTGAACAAATAAGCCGTAAAAGACTTTTAATATGTGCACGGGCCTGAAAAACTGGCTGCTGCCATGCGTTCTGGGATAATGGTGCACTCCGACTTCTTCAAAGGCAGCCCCGGCCATCTGCAGTTTTTTCACCATTTCAATGCAGATGACGCCCGAATCCGACCTGAGGCCGATGCGGTCGACAAAAGTTTTCCTGATGAGCCTGAAATCGCAGTCGATGTCCCTGATTTTTATGCCGAACATGAGCCTTGAAAATCCGTTGTACATGTTGCCGAGAATGACGCGATGCCGCCTGTCGCTTCTTTTTATCTTGTATCCGTTGACAACGTCTGCGTGGGTTTTACGCTGCTTTTCAACGAGCCTTTCAAGCTCTTTCGCATCGTACTGCGCATCTCCATCAGTGTAGAAAACCCATTCGTGCCTCGCCGCCCTGAAGCCCGACTTCAAAGCTCCCCCGTATCCCATGTTCTTTTTGTGGTGCACCACCCTGAGGAAAGAATGCTTTTTTGCGAGTCCGTCGGCAATCTTTCCGCTGTTGTCCGGACTCCGGTCGTCGACGACTATGATTTCGAATTTTTTTGCAACCTTTGCGGCTGTTGCCGCGGCGTCCAGCACCATTTTTTTTATGGTTCCCCCGTCGTTGTAGGCGGGAAAGAATATCGAGAGGCTTTCAAGCTTTTCCATCGGCACCGTTTCCATTTATCCGCAATCAACTATTTTAATTGTTGTTTAGGGCACGAAAAAACGAAGCCCGTTTCGTATCCTTTTGAATAAAAAGTTTTGGCAAGCGGGCATTTTTTTTGCAGTTCAAGCCACGCATCGTTTCCCCTGCGGGGCGGCAGGTTGAGGAAAAGAGCGGTTCCGCCGCCTTCAAGCATCTGCATGCTCTTGCTCTTGTCGAGGTGGTAAAATGACCCGAAGCCTTCACCCGCATAGAACGCGAGGTCCTCGTTGGTTGAAAAAACCGGCTTGATGCCGCCGCGTTCATGGAAGAATTCCGCCATGCCGTTCATGGTCTGGTTGTAGTCCGGGGTTGTCGCAAAGAAAAGGTATTCCGACAGGAGCACGGCGTTGAACGCGATGCCCAACCCGATCATGAGTGCAAGAGCAAGCGCCTTCGCCTTTCCGCTTTTTGCGAGCAGGAAAACCGCCGACAGGACAAGCGCGGCGATTGTTGTGAAGAGCAAACCCCACAATGCCATTATCACAAGCGGGCCGGACGTTCCGGCAAGCCAGACGTCAGGATTTTTCAATGCGAGCGCGAAATCGAAATGCTCGATGCTGAAGGTTTCATGCAGCCTGAAAACCTGGAACGCAAAAAGCACGGCCGCAAATGCGAGCGCGGAGCCGGCAATAACATGAATGTTTTTTTTCAGGCTTTCGAGGTTTTCCGCCGCAACCGCGCCGGCGAGAATGGAAAGCGCGGGCAGGATTATCATCTGGTTCCTTTCAATCTGGCCTTTCTGCGCGAGCAGGATGAACATTGCGAGCGCGGCAATTGCAAACGCCCAGAAAATCAGGGCTTTTTTTCTCTGCTTTGAAAGCAGGCCGAGCAGCGGCAGGAAAAACAGCAACGGCCCGCCGTATTCGGCTATCCTGTAAACGTGCTTGAAACCGGCCTTAGCGGTTTCAACGGGAATGTTTCCGCCGCCGGAAACGTTTTTTCCGCCCCATTCGATTGTTTTCAGGAAAACGCTTTCATTTCCGGTGGCAAACGATATGGCCGGAAAGATTGCGAAAAGCGCAATGCCTATTGCAGCCGCCGCCGCAACGCCCTTCCATTCGGGTTTTTTTCCGCCGAGCAGTTCAAAAACCGCGATTGCCGGAATTATCGCGATGGCGGTGTATTTTGTGAGCATTGCAAGGCCGAAGAAAATTCCCGACATCGCCAGCAGGCTGTTCCGGTTTTCCCTCCCTATGTGCGCCCTGTAATAGAAGTAAAGCGAAGCAGTGATGAGGAGCGTGAGCAGGTTGCCGTCAATGTCGATTATGTTCCTTGCCAGCAGGCCGTAGAAACTGAATGCTATTATGGCCGAGGAGATTATCGCGGTTTTTCTGTCAAACGCGAGCAGGGCAAACCTGAACGTGAGCGCAATCAGGAGCAGTCCGTAAAGGACGGAAAGCAGCCTTATCGGCGGAGAAACGCCCAAGCCGGAAAGCGCATTTCTTGCCTGCGAGAACAGGTAAAACGATACGGGCCCTGCCGGAGGATGATCTTGGTATTCCGGATAGCCGCCCTTTGCTATTATGCCTGCCGTGAACTCGTTGATTGCCTCGTCGTCGACCAGCAGATGGTTTATGCCGAAGAGCGAAACTGCCAGGGCCAGGACAAGTATTCCGGCAAGCGCCTTATCCACCGGATTCCCTCCGCGGCCCGAAGTAAAACACGTCGCACAACCAAAAAACGCTTTTGCGCGCCTTTAACCGGAAATGCCTTTGCAGTATTTCCAACTCTTTTTGCGGCGGCAACAGGGTATTGGAATGGGCGTCCGGCTCTCCCGCCAATACCGCCAAAATTCCGCCCAACAGGTTTTGGCGGGCAATTCCAACAACCAATTCCGTGCCGGGATTTTTTGCCTTGAATTCCCGCAAAATCTTTTCAAGCTCTTTTTCCGAAAAAAGATAAAACACCTCGTTGGCGGCAACAACGTCAAAATCAACGGCTCTCCAGTCCTTGACATCGGAAAGTTCGGGCAAAACGTCAAAACCCGTTACCTTTTCGCCGAGCAGTTTCTTCAGTTCTCCGCAACCGCAGCCAAAATCCAAAATCCTGACGTTGCGCCGGTCAAGTCTCGCGATTCCGGCAATTGTTTTCAGAATGCCGTGGAAGTAAATGCCTTTCAGGCCCGTATAATAGTTTTTTGAAAAATCCTTGCCCACAAAAGCAACTCCCTTTTTTCCCTTTGCCATTTCAGACGGCCTCCCGCGGACCTTATCTCCACGGGTTTTTTTCCGAATTAAATTTTTTTTCCGCCTTAAGCCTTTCATATTTTTTCTTGTCCCTGAACTTTTTCACCTGTGCCGGGTTGCCTGCAACCACCGCGCATGCCGGAACGTCTTTCACCACGACCGAGCCCGCGCCTATGACCGCGCCCTCTCCGACAGCCGCGCCGCCAAGGATTGTCACGTTCGAGCCGATCCAGACATTGTCGCCAATCCTGACCGGCTTTTTTATGCGGGTTTTGCCGTAGGGCAGCTCTTCTCCTTCGTAGTCGTGGTTGTCGCTTATCACAAAAAGATTTTCGCCGGCGCGCACGTTGTTTCCGATTGTTATGCTGCCTGTTCCCCGCAGTTTCGTTCCGCTGTCAAGGCAGCTGTTCTCTCCGATGCTCACGCATTCGGGATGCGAGATTTCAACGCGGCCCTTGAAATAGCTCGCCCTGCCGAAACCTTTCATGGCGCGCGCCAGTTTCAGGTTTTTGCTTTGCACGTGGGCTTTTTCAAGCCTTTCCAGGACAGCCCTTATTTTCAGAAAATTGAAAAGTTTTGCCAGCAATCCTTCCACCGTCATTTTTTTTGCTCCGCAAGCACATGTTTCTCTATTGGCCGCCATCCCTTTTCAATGCGTTTTCTTGAATACTGCCAGTCCACGAACAACGGAACCTCGATTTCTGCGAGAATTTTTCCTTCGCCTTTTGTTGCCCTCGCAAGCCATGTTATTTTGTGGTTTTCCGGAAACTTGGTGTCCCCGGCCATTTTTTCGAATTCGAACGAATCCGGTTCCTCGTGTTTTTCAACCCACCCGTCCGAGATGAGCGCTGCCTTGAGCGAGTTGAATGCGGCAGTGCAATTTTTTGCGGTGATTTCTTTTTCGACAATCATTGCCTTCACTTCACAATCCAGTTTCCGATTGCTAGGCAGTCCTCGCCGCCCTGCAAGTAAGACCTTATCGCGTCTTCCGGCGAGCAGACTATGGGTTCGCCGTGCATGTTGAATGACGTGTTGATTATTGACGGCAGGCCGCTGAGCTTTTTGAATTCCTCGAGTATTTTGTAATAGCTTGGGTTCGCGTTTTTGTCGATTATCTGCGGCCTTGCGGTTCCGTCGACGTGCACCACGCCCGCCATGTCTTTCTTCATGCGGTCTGTGCAGTCCAGGCTCACTATCATGAACCTTGCCGGAATGCATTTTTCCCAGTCGAATCCCCTGTAGCATTCTTCCGCAAACTCCCGCATAGTGACGGGCGCGAACGGCATGAATTCCGTTCTCGAAAGCCTTTCATTGAGCCAGTCCTTTGTCGTCGGGTCCTTGGGCTGGTACAATATGGAGCGGTTTCCCAACGCTCTCGGCCCGGCTTCCATCCTGCCATTGAACCTTGCAATGACCTTGTTTTCAAGCAGCAGTCCCGCTATTTCCTTTTCAACGTCGCGCGCCTTTTCCGCCCGGCCGGAGAGGCCGAATCCATTTATCGCGTTTTCTATTTCCTTTTCCGAATAGCCCGGGCCAAGGTACATGTCCTTGATTGCGTGCGGTTTCGGCTCTTCGCCGTGCTCTGTCATGCTTTCCGCCCAGACTTTCAATGCCGCGCCTTCGCCCAGGCCTGCGTCCGACATGTTTGGATAGACGAACATTTTTCCGATGCCGCCCGTTTCATAGATGCGCTGGTTTGCGCGCACGTTCGCGAAAACCCCGCCGCACAGGCACACGTCGCTTATGCCGGTTTTTTTCACTGCATTGCTGACAAGCTTTGAGATTATTTTTTCCGTGAACCTCTGCAGTGCCGCAGCAACGTCTTCCGTCCTGAATGTTTCAAACAGCTTTTTGTAATACATCGCTTCAGGCTCGAATCTCGCATGATACAGCTGTTTTCTTCCTTCCGGCTTGACGAAGCGCAGCCCGCTTTCGTCAAGGAAAACGTGCTTTTCAAGTATTCCTGTTTCCGCGGAAAGGTCTTTTTTCTGCGAATAGCCTGCGAGGCCCATGAATTTTCCTGCCTCTGTCGCGGGCTTGAAGCCGTAGACTGCGATGAGCCTTGCCCAGATGCTGCCGAAGGAATCGCACGCAAGGCTTTCCGCGACCGGTTCGAGTTTTCCGTGCTCCGCCCTGAAAATTGTCGAGGAAAGCTTGTCGCCGCCCGCGTCGACGGTCACGACAGTTGCCTGTTCAAAGCCGGACGCAAAATACGCGGCGAAGGCGTGCGATGCGTGGTGGTCCACGTAAGTCACGGGTTTTTCGGCTATTCCGATTTTTTTGAGTTCGGATTTTATGCCGGACATCGCCTGCGCCCTCAACTGCGGCGCCTTCAAAGCCATTGACGCGCAGATTTTGAGCCAGTGCGCCGCGCTTTTATTGCAGAGGAACTCCTCTTTTGCGAAGCGTTCGAAGCTGTGGCCATCCGAGCCGGAATAAGCTATTGCGTCAATCTCTTCCGGTTTCGTGCCGGAAATTTCAAGGACTTTTTGAATGGAAAGCGCCGGAAACCTGCCCTCTACTTTCACCCTTGTCAGGCGTTCCTCGTTGACGACCGCTTTCAGGACTCCGTCCTCTATGAGCGCAGCGCCCGAGTCGTGCATCCTGTTGAACGAGATTCCGAGTATTTTCAATCCTGCCACCGTTCTTTTCAAATTTTTTCTTTAAAAATATTTAATTGCGTTTAGTTTTCTGCCATTCTCTTGCAGCCTGTTGGCCAAATATTTGTTTTCTAGCCGTGTATTAAACCTTATTGATTTTTCCTTGCGAAATTTTTGAGCATTACCGCGGCAACGGCTGAAGCGAAAAATTTCGCGTCTTTCGGCTTCGGAATGATTTCGATGCTGTAACCGAGCCGTTTTGCAAAATAATAGCCTGCGCCGCCCTGCAGTGCAGCGTACAATGCCATGAGCGAGATCGCGCCGGGGAGGCCTGACTTTATCGCGACAAGAAAGCCGTATGGTATGCAGACGAGCAAGGCGATGACG
It encodes:
- a CDS encoding glycosyltransferase; its protein translation is MRVSAVLPVFNGEKFVAGCIESLLAQSKKFDEIIVVDDGSSDSTVKICRGFGVKIIEPGHVGRSRARNLGLRKARHEIVFFVESDAVYSKNFLADCLKHFSDSDVGGVIGKLEVRNRNESAWTRCRAAELDSRFSDYKPFTAWMYRKGVVEKLGGFDERIDVGEDTLLGEKVRRSGLRLVYEPNAVWKHLEPASLRAVLRKSWQRGLGLGQKHVVLGLFPKILPADAIFFAFFFMGILNVFFLLAAFAFICAQLFVRRKQFFFIGRRFWPHLVFFLVLNILAFKAARLLGTVFFVLKGA
- a CDS encoding MBOAT family protein, which produces MLFNSFQFAVFLAAVLLGVHLLRNRKSQFIFLAAAGYFFYFVDSGFLFVLLLFSTLLSFFCGKKIFEAKGAGSKRLFLALGVAGNLLVLGFFKYANFALDSANRLSAFLGVPAAFPLLSIALPVGISFFTFLAISYDFDVFRGKLKPASFLDFLLYISFFPALLAGPITRATDFLPQLKKPIGLRWPEIKLGLTLIAWGIVKKVVFADNIAPFVNAVFADPTGYSSVPIMLATLAFGVQLYCDFSGYTDIAVGCARLLGLRLAKNFDKPYFAKSPSEFWRKWHISLSSWVRDYIYIPLGGSRKGKIRTYANQLAAMALMGLWHGAAWNFVLWGFFHGALLAMHKFLSGFRVFPSSILRFLKSLPGKVFCLLLTQYLVFFGWLLFRVRGFSSLAYAAQKFVLFDFVFNAKTLGLLEANSLALFLIAAFAFIHALSYLKKDTIEWIYSFRFRYWIAFIVLAVFSLIIFMPAFNSQFIYFQF
- a CDS encoding DegT/DnrJ/EryC1/StrS family aminotransferase, translating into MIKFFDLTRQYESMKEDLDHAVSKVLQNGSFILGGEVRAFEKEFSGYCGTRHGVGAANGTQAIEIALRASGVKAGDEVITVANTAYPTVLAILACNATPVFADTQKETFLVEPGEIGKKISKKTKAIVPVHLYGQACAMDEIMEIAQKHAIPVIEDCCQSHGAEFNGKKTGSFGSAGCFSFYPTKNLGCYGDGGMIVTKDRALAEKMAMLRDLGQSKKNVHDVYGLNSRLDELQAAILRKKLLRLDKWNERRREIAKTYIGGMTNPKIQTPDQSGRRHVFHLFVAKSEKRDTLKAHFERNGVQTQIHYPIPCHLQKASAGKVKAGKLPATEWNAKRILSLPIYPELGGEEISKVIEAANSFR
- a CDS encoding GDP-mannose 4,6-dehydratase, with the translated sequence MAEQTKKFAGANVMITGGLGFIGSNLCHKLVALGAKVQVVDSLIPSYGGNPFNVQEIKGKIDINIADIRDENSMNCLVKDKDYIFNLAGQVSHLDSINDPYTDLEINCRSQMTLLEACRKNNDNVKVVFAGTRSEYGRTEYLPVDEKHPFNPTDVNGINKIAGEMYHLVYNRVHGIKASSLRLTNTFGPRQMMKNDRQTFLAWFMRLAIDNKTIKIFGDGKQLRDFNYVDDAVDAFLLAAASEKADGEAFNLGSGNGVSVLDITKKLIAVAGTGKLEMVPFPPEKKKIEIGDYYADYSKAKKILGWEPKVPLDAGLKKTIDYYRKFKAHYW
- a CDS encoding glycosyltransferase family 2 protein, which gives rise to METVPMEKLESLSIFFPAYNDGGTIKKMVLDAAATAAKVAKKFEIIVVDDRSPDNSGKIADGLAKKHSFLRVVHHKKNMGYGGALKSGFRAARHEWVFYTDGDAQYDAKELERLVEKQRKTHADVVNGYKIKRSDRRHRVILGNMYNGFSRLMFGIKIRDIDCDFRLIRKTFVDRIGLRSDSGVICIEMVKKLQMAGAAFEEVGVHHYPRTHGSSQFFRPVHILKVFYGLFVQWIRLVVFGWTRDYGGKRNG
- a CDS encoding glycosyltransferase family 39 protein, which produces MDKALAGILVLALAVSLFGINHLLVDDEAINEFTAGIIAKGGYPEYQDHPPAGPVSFYLFSQARNALSGLGVSPPIRLLSVLYGLLLIALTFRFALLAFDRKTAIISSAIIAFSFYGLLARNIIDIDGNLLTLLITASLYFYYRAHIGRENRNSLLAMSGIFFGLAMLTKYTAIAIIPAIAVFELLGGKKPEWKGVAAAAAIGIALFAIFPAISFATGNESVFLKTIEWGGKNVSGGGNIPVETAKAGFKHVYRIAEYGGPLLFFLPLLGLLSKQRKKALIFWAFAIAALAMFILLAQKGQIERNQMIILPALSILAGAVAAENLESLKKNIHVIAGSALAFAAVLFAFQVFRLHETFSIEHFDFALALKNPDVWLAGTSGPLVIMALWGLLFTTIAALVLSAVFLLAKSGKAKALALALMIGLGIAFNAVLLSEYLFFATTPDYNQTMNGMAEFFHERGGIKPVFSTNEDLAFYAGEGFGSFYHLDKSKSMQMLEGGGTALFLNLPPRRGNDAWLELQKKCPLAKTFYSKGYETGFVFSCPKQQLK
- a CDS encoding class I SAM-dependent methyltransferase, yielding MAKGKKGVAFVGKDFSKNYYTGLKGIYFHGILKTIAGIARLDRRNVRILDFGCGCGELKKLLGEKVTGFDVLPELSDVKDWRAVDFDVVAANEVFYLFSEKELEKILREFKAKNPGTELVVGIARQNLLGGILAVLAGEPDAHSNTLLPPQKELEILQRHFRLKARKSVFWLCDVFYFGPRRESGG
- a CDS encoding acyltransferase — translated: MKGFGRASYFKGRVEISHPECVSIGENSCLDSGTKLRGTGSITIGNNVRAGENLFVISDNHDYEGEELPYGKTRIKKPVRIGDNVWIGSNVTILGGAAVGEGAVIGAGSVVVKDVPACAVVAGNPAQVKKFRDKKKYERLKAEKKFNSEKNPWR